One window of Papaver somniferum cultivar HN1 chromosome 9, ASM357369v1, whole genome shotgun sequence genomic DNA carries:
- the LOC113309703 gene encoding uncharacterized protein LOC113309703 isoform X1: MQLINAILQATLNFMYFPSSSCHRRRIQAHNPHVLVSCPATLGFNPKSMHHLPCLAVKHSSFGHVLATPATRGFNPKSMHHLPCPAVKHSSFGHVLATPATRKINAVPSALPRHIEFSSDNEEEPMNQEQSNKVSDGEVKKMEFVVREATVEEFEASACLKAGGLYHYDEGDRYVDIYKLKNFEQEYDSLWTGYMMRALEPFMCIIAVRNEGEHVPNDALKNVIGTLDFRVKYLLQGETYPEELVKPMNLFSSKKRGSEKYDIISNVTVAGSACQQGVGSSMLKFAIETAKEDGKTHRLVGITNQHWHYMKKWDLR, from the exons ATGCAGTTGATTAATGCAATTCTACAAGCAACTCTCAATTTCATGTATTTCCCTTCTTCTTCTTGCCATAGAAGAAGAATTCAAGCACATAACCCACATGTTCTTGTGTCTTGTCCTGCTACACT GGGATTCAATCCCAAGTCCATGCACCATCTTCCCTGCCTTGCTGTAAAACATTCTTCTTTTGGACATGTTCTTGCTACTCCTGCAACAAG GGGATTCAATCCAAAGTCCATGCACCATCTTCCCTGCCCTGCTGTAAAACATTCTTCTTTTGGACATGTTCTTGCTACTCCTGCAACAAG GAAAATTAATGCAGTACCATCTGCACTGCCTAGACACATAGAGTTCTCGTCTGATAATGAAGAAGAGCCAATGAATCAAGAGCAGTCGAACAAAGTGAGTGATGGTGAGGTTAAGAAAATGGAATTCGTGGTTAGAGAAGCCACAGTGGAAGAGTTTGAG GCATCAGCATGTCTGAAAGCAGGAGGACTTTATCACTACGATGAAGGCGACCG CTATGTAGACATTTACAAACTGAAAAATTTCGAGCAG GAATATGATTCACTATGGACGGGATATATGATGCGGGCTTTAGAACCATTCATGTGCATTATTGCTGTAAGAAACGAAGGAGAGCATGTGCCTAATGACGCGCTTAAAAATGTCATTGGAACTCTGGATTTTCGTGTCAAGTACCTGTTACAGGGGGAGACTTATCCTGAG GAACTTGTGAAGCCTATGAATCTCTTTAGCTCCAAAAAAAGAGGATCAGAGAAATATGACATAATCTCGAATGTAACTGTTGCTGGAAGTGCATGTCAACAAGGAGTTGGAAGCAGCATGCTGAAGTTTGCAATTGAAACTGCAAAAGAAGACGGTAAGACTCACAGGTTAGTCGGGATAACAAATCAGCACTGGCACTATATGAAAAAATGGGATTTAAG
- the LOC113309703 gene encoding uncharacterized protein LOC113309703 isoform X2 yields MHHLPCLAVKHSSFGHVLATPATRGFNPKSMHHLPCPAVKHSSFGHVLATPATRKINAVPSALPRHIEFSSDNEEEPMNQEQSNKVSDGEVKKMEFVVREATVEEFEASACLKAGGLYHYDEGDRYVDIYKLKNFEQEYDSLWTGYMMRALEPFMCIIAVRNEGEHVPNDALKNVIGTLDFRVKYLLQGETYPEELVKPMNLFSSKKRGSEKYDIISNVTVAGSACQQGVGSSMLKFAIETAKEDGKTHRLVGITNQHWHYMKKWDLR; encoded by the exons ATGCACCATCTTCCCTGCCTTGCTGTAAAACATTCTTCTTTTGGACATGTTCTTGCTACTCCTGCAACAAG GGGATTCAATCCAAAGTCCATGCACCATCTTCCCTGCCCTGCTGTAAAACATTCTTCTTTTGGACATGTTCTTGCTACTCCTGCAACAAG GAAAATTAATGCAGTACCATCTGCACTGCCTAGACACATAGAGTTCTCGTCTGATAATGAAGAAGAGCCAATGAATCAAGAGCAGTCGAACAAAGTGAGTGATGGTGAGGTTAAGAAAATGGAATTCGTGGTTAGAGAAGCCACAGTGGAAGAGTTTGAG GCATCAGCATGTCTGAAAGCAGGAGGACTTTATCACTACGATGAAGGCGACCG CTATGTAGACATTTACAAACTGAAAAATTTCGAGCAG GAATATGATTCACTATGGACGGGATATATGATGCGGGCTTTAGAACCATTCATGTGCATTATTGCTGTAAGAAACGAAGGAGAGCATGTGCCTAATGACGCGCTTAAAAATGTCATTGGAACTCTGGATTTTCGTGTCAAGTACCTGTTACAGGGGGAGACTTATCCTGAG GAACTTGTGAAGCCTATGAATCTCTTTAGCTCCAAAAAAAGAGGATCAGAGAAATATGACATAATCTCGAATGTAACTGTTGCTGGAAGTGCATGTCAACAAGGAGTTGGAAGCAGCATGCTGAAGTTTGCAATTGAAACTGCAAAAGAAGACGGTAAGACTCACAGGTTAGTCGGGATAACAAATCAGCACTGGCACTATATGAAAAAATGGGATTTAAG
- the LOC113308750 gene encoding uncharacterized protein LOC113308750, with translation MDFQMINRRMIPSFSRWEDTLNSQRCIFPSILANPNNSRRETIPVYGTNRFRQEILHRNFVKWVICYAFLKLIPGSKVRSKHGFNFTPLPGVVNKQIEFVKSN, from the exons atggattttcaaatgattaatcgTAGAATGATTCCTTCTTTTAGCAGATGGGAGGATACATTGAATTCGCAAAG GTGTATTTTTCCAAGTATCCTTGCTAATCCAAACAATAGCAGGAGAGAAACAATTCCG GTGTATGGTACAAACAGGTTCCGACAAGAAATTCTACATCGGAATTTTGTAAAG TGGGTGATTTGCTATGCCTTCTTGAAGCTGATACCGGGGTCAAAAGTAAGAAGTAAGCATGGATTCAATTTCACTCCTCTCCCTGGGGTTGTGAATAAGCAGATAGAATTCGTCAAAAGCAACTAA
- the LOC113312406 gene encoding uncharacterized protein LOC113312406, translating into MSLLQWKNYDVVMCKFFPASLEGEAKNWFYTLPDESIGNYGVLVETFLETYMHNRIFCPKVNKIFTLARRFREPLRSLTDRWRKMCADIGKVPVDQQIFGFENSLGKSEPIWIAMYTEKPQTLREIRKMQEHYIALEEIQEWVQDRGVQEVSAAVEPVPQEDPKRPEKRSMAPQQGSGKKEWVEKGKKPRHEPRTYTPLNAPLEEIFKEVEKRNDIRYPKTRGIQFDETRNHSEFCHYHQYRGHSTNNCREVKDIVQHLIRDGYLRHFIKTTPTFTQPDAPVHQVRIDRGTQFTCNTISHSATQGFDLGTNITSIIHKRDRAGKDIFSVAKT; encoded by the coding sequence ATGTCCCTATTACAATGGAAGAACTATGACGTGGTTATGTGCAAGTTTTTTCCGGCAAGTCTAGAAGGCGAGGCGAAGAACTGGTTCTATACTTTGCCCGATGAGTCCATTGGAAATTATGGCGTCCTAGTGGAAACATTTCTCGAAACCTATATGCATAACAGAATTTTCTGCCCAAAGGTAAATAAGATATTCACACTGGCACGAAGGTTCAGGGAACCCTTAAGATCTCTTACGGACAGATGGAGGAAGATGTGTGCCGATATCGGGAAGGTACCTGTCGACCAACAAATCTTCGGGTTTGAAAATTCATTAGGAAAGTCTGAACCCATTTGGATAGCAATGTACACTGAGAAACCACAAACGTTAAGGGAGATAAGGAAGATGCAGGAGCATTACATCGCATTGGAGGAGATACAAGAGTGGGTGCAGGATAGAGGAGTACAAGAAGTCAGCGCGGCGGTGGAGCCTGTCCCTCAAGAAGACCCAAAGCGACCAGAAAAAAGGTCGATGGCACCACAGCAAGGCTCGGGCAAGAAGGAATGGGTCGAGAAAGGAAAAAAGCCTCGTCATGAACCTAGAACATACACGCCTCTGAACGCACCATTGGAAGAAATATTCAAGGAAGTAGAAAAGCGAAATGACATCAGATACCCAAAGACTAGGGGGATCCAGTTTGACGAGACAAGAAACCATTCTGAGTTTTGTCATTACCATCAGTACCGAGGTCACTCGACTAACAATTGCCGAGAGGTAAAAGACATTGTCCAGCATTTGATCCGAGATGGGTACTTACGACACTTTATTAAGACAACGCCGACATTTACCCAGCCCGATGCTCCCGTGCATCAAGTGAGGATCGACCGAGGAACTCAGTTCACCTGCAATACCATCTCACACTCGGCAACTCAAGGGTTCGACTTAGGGACCAACATTACTTCTATAATCCACAAGAGGGATCGGGCGGGAAAGGATATCTTTAGTGTAGCAAAAACTTAG